In Rhopalosiphum padi isolate XX-2018 chromosome 3, ASM2088224v1, whole genome shotgun sequence, the genomic stretch gcttttgaaaactactggacattttttactattaacccCCCCACGTACctactagattcaatttccttttcaaagagggactgaagtcaaaaatcaaagcattactatttattactatttcaaaacgtgatgacagacacacaaaaaaaaaaaaataaaacacacatcattgtagaaTCAATATACTCaccactccgttcagaatctaaaaatgctGGCTTGAAAATCTAGCtaggtaaataaattacaatttgctGTAAACAAAATCCCAGAATAGTTTAGTAACAAAAACAAACGTGATTTTAGTTATAATCTTTAACCTAAGACGATAAATTTGTTAACTTAAatcagtatatttattattcggaTTCGGTAGAGCCTAGAAAACCCTCGACGACGGAGATATTGGCGGCAGAATTAACAGTACTAAAATGAACGACCTTATAAGTTTTGAAAAGACGTGTAAATGTGAGGGACCGTACCGATGCAACTTGTGCATAAAAACGTTGTTTCAAAGTATTAATCGGACGCACAGGGGAGATAAGTCGCATCCATGTGACATTTACGATCAGAGGCGCACCAGTAACAGCCTATTGATGGTACCTCAGCGGACTCGCGCCGGCCAGGAGCCGTACCCCTGTGATGGATGTGATAAATCGTTTACTCATAGATATAAGCTAACTAGACACCGGTGGGTGCACACGGGAAAAAAACCATACTCGTGCGACGAATGTGATAAATCGTATGGTTATATCAGTGGCCTGACTGTACACCAGCGAATACACACGGGAGAGAAACGATACTCGTGTAATGAATGTAACGAATcgtttctttataaatataaactgatTATACACCGGCGGATGCACACGGGAAAGAAAATATACTCGTGCGATGAATGCGGTAAATcgtttgattataaatatagccTGACAGTACACCGCCGGACGCACACGGGCGAGAAACCATATTCGTGTGACTCGTGTAAAAAATCGTTTTCTCAAAGGGGCAACCTGACAACTCATCAGCAGTCACACAAGCGAAAGAACCCAAACCCGCGTGGTGTTTGAAGTAAATCGTTAGCAATAGTCTGATTGTACATCTGCAGACACTTGTACAGTCAAGCTAACGAGTAGTTTCTGGTTTACATTTGTTTGACGTGCACAACTAGTCGTTcgctgaaaatatttatatgttcttacgttgaaatattaatattcatctcCGCGAACATGAAATTGTTTTtccagtaatatattatgcatatttatacGATTGAATACTTTTcatacaaacttaaaaattacaaattgtaaGTCAATGCAGTAATCAGTGGTTAGACGATCAAACTCTGAATTTAATATCTAAGACTATAGGTGGTTTTATGACCGACCTTTAAGTGCCATCGATATCCCTAACCTTACGACGAGTTCTTATGTGATGAACTCTCTTATAATATTTCATCTAATCAATACGATAGTTGGTTGTGATTAATAATCACTGATTATAGTGGCTCCATTAGATGGGATCGTGATGATCTCACaaaagtttttgttatactgaagtttaaattttcttCGTAGAGGCGTGTGGTTTAAGTGTTATTGTttagctatatttttttaatatatgttatctattttgttagtgttaataattttattgattttaataaacacaGATTAGTTTCATCCGACAATAATGTATTCCTCTGAAATAATTCATTGTGGAAAATTAACTTTCACGTAcctatgtacattattataaatatatattattttacgtaaatattGAGTTACTTTAAATAACTAGCCACTGTTGTAAAagtcaaaaatgttataatattatagtatattaataaattcaaaatctttaaagttggtaactttattttttagaaataataaaggtaattttttgctattttttcactaaatacaaatttaaacaataaaataaaataatttttttgaaatttaacctACTTACACCACTATGGCATAAGTAGGTACGtaacataaattcataatttctgatctataacataaatataaatatttggttgaTAGTTCATttcttataataagttattactttaattataataatctagtttatatgttattattaattgaatgttCAAGCTTCTAGCCATTTAATTGacgtaatttattacaataattgaattatatttaaaatactacgtTTAATAACGTTTTATACTACGTTTgagtaaataatatgatgataaattTTGTGTTTAGAACAGatcaatataaatcatatttaagtcCCTATtgagtgtttattttaaaaatattgggtatatttttatattattactaagttCAAAACTTTGAATTGAAGTGGtgaattcatattaatatttagaatgGCACATATGTGTGTTTTTGTATGATGTAAAACTTAAGATATAGTAAAAATGATTCACTATTTTGAAGAATGTATCCGTTTGAAAATTGTCTAGATAGTATTTGgtggttcaaaaataaaaatgccaaattttttagtttatattcggtttatgtattgtatttttttttcttaagtaaaaatattgaattcaaagTTCCTCGAAAttgtattactaaatttaaaattgattaaaaatccacgttcacaatattatttttaagtgtaattttaaatttgtacaaaaCGTGTAACAACAATTTATCCTATGAcaatttttgtagtttttttattactaaaaataataatatggtagtagaataatatcataatatcagtagttatttatttgtataatatattaggtttacATCAAGGCAAACATTTTAGTACCAAACTCAACGCGATACGAtcacatataatagtatacctattaacgatttttataattagagTCATTAATAAATGGCGCTCGACGAAAAATGTTTAGTGTTTgagaataaaaaagaaatgataatattttgtcattctTTCtactcattaatttataattatcaaatgtaATTTCGATCAACATTCTTTGGCTGGATTGATTCAATGATCAACTAACACCGTTAGTAACAACGGCGTTTGTAATAAAttcgaaaattattttcattaaaattaaataattctatcaCTGtgcactataattatattttatcatattgctGTTCaagtaatttagtttattaataatatcaagataggttcatttcattttttgtgaaaacattgcatttatattattattaatatttagcgTAGATCTACATATGtcgtataccatattattatattaccatttatatatatatatatttatatatatacgtaatataatataatattagttttataattgttataaattcaatacaCCTTACTCTAGAAGTCTAAAACAATGTGAATAATaagtttatgatataaataggtaaggcctataaataaattaatattaatattttgaaagtgtCTTGCGTattagtatagtaaaattcataataggttatacataaaatatttaagtcctaatgaataatgtttttgaattataaaaaaataacttacatcGTTAATCTACGTTAAAACATGTTATTTCGCTTAAATTTGAACTCCAAGTATCTATaaaagaaattgtattttatttatttttatagattttttagtttcaatataaaaaacttatcagtttttataattttattatattttgaagtcTCAGCTATAAAAATtggaacattttatgaattattaagaaCAAATAATTTGCAGTTTTTTGCGATTTTAACGAATGACCAgtgaacaattataaaaaaatattgtaattactgACTgagttttttcgatttttttaaaatgatatatttaaacaacCTATAAGTAACCTTGAATTAATTGTTCAAGGTTTTTAACAGagcgataatttttttataattactaattgaaaaattgtgatgtttataaatagcttaaaagagttcaaacattttgaaaatattgtcatgtatataaattgctaataaaaatagtttgtgcaaatttaaaaatatatttacggttatgctttaataacataatttatttgatcaAAAACTGGTTTTCGTAAAATGTCCAGTTAGTTCCTCTAGCTTTTGTTTGTTTCTCtcgattgttttgaaaaatactgaGAATTATTTATCTTGACAATTTAGAAGTAAAAAATAGATCCTGTTTTCTACCATTCTCAAAGCTGAAGATCAAAGTATTTTTTCAACCTCTTATCGTGTGTATACAGACACAAACATGAAAACGCatcattatagaatttaatacatTCACCGCTCACCGCTGAATCtcaaattaagaaatattctATGTTACTGCAGCGGAGtatgaaatgaatataatatgtgtacaatgaataatgaacaatatgcaatttaaaatacCGTTTTTAAGGTTATATATCGATACAAAGAAACAAATTTTTTGACTAAAAATCATAAGTTTGgacgtaaaaaaaaacctatacaaACACTTGAGATATTACATCTCCACAGCCCGAgactcgtaatattataaatagtgtaCAAGGTTAttcgaacaataataatattgtgaagaatttaaattgttacaataataataataataataataataatatagccggagttatgtatattattgcgtACACTAGGTATACGGTaacagatattataatttataatatgattcaatGTTACTCGGACTTATTACATCCATCCGGCCGCGTCTATTTTATTACACGTCTTGGTGTGGCGAGTTAGGtgtatcatcataatatatattatatccaataaCATTGCATATCTAAGCGCATGTCGTCCGCACACCGCATATTGTAATAcgccatcataatatattactccgTCGATCGTCTCGGCGGCAGATTTGACCTTTGCGAGCCGTATTGTTaccgaaatataatatactcaacgAGGCTTTAGCGTGGGCGTATACAATGCTACGTATACACGTGTCGTCGTAGTATACCCGTGTACCTTTATGACAATAAACACAAGTACAATACAATGGATTAGATATTTAAAGGACCCACGAAAGGacacagtttataatattttaatattttttaaaaaacagtaCTTCaggccaaaataataatatacaccgcATTCGACACGCAACTAAACgatctataatatacatcaatttcattattaaacacatattttacattgaaatattttataattattgtttgtgaaACTTTACAAATGTTCGTTAGCTCAACGAAATACGACAACGTTGGGCGTATCTTACCACAATAGTGTACGAATATTTGGTAGTATATTTGTCGTCCATCCGACGAATTTATCGTGATTGTAGCGCATCAGCGTTTCCCATAGGAACTAAAACactttatgtaattatatcgATCATAAGCTAATACACACGCGAATATACGACCACgattgataattttatcaaactttTGGAGGGCTTACAACGATTGAAGCAACCATCTGCAGTATATATCAACATTGCGTTTTGTGTTTTCATAAGGTTTCAGTTATGACATTGCTATTACATCTAAAAAATATAGCGAAAAAtcgcaatatattatttattattgatttatttgtattattatttttttgttacgagtagtatactataatatgatatgtagataaactatttatgtataatttaaccatattataaGTAATGCGAAACATATACTACAACTTAATGAGAAATACAAcagtttaagtttaaaatatctgATAACagcgaatataaatattactatagaaGCGggcatatacaattattatttcttaagtatattttgataaatactttgaaaaatagacttgctaaatattataaaagctaTTTGGTTTCATACTTTCCGAGTAATTGGACGTACCTATCTAACAGGAAGTTTTGAATTTATCACTGAGACTCTGAGTCTACACTGGATTGATTAGGGCGGTATTTAGAAAAcggttcataaaatatatcttttttgtaaattatagaatatttaaacgCTCACTGTCCAACTGTGtacatatgttatattatttttccagcTCTTTAATTGGAATATATCAACAATAATACTTTcggaaaaacatttaaaacatacatAAGTTAAAATACagcgttaattattaatttatccttattgttaaatcataaaaatttaatattttcggaTTGGTATGGATTGTtccttttaaacaaaatataatctatcataatattatcttttacaaATAgcatatgtattaatttatacgtGTTTTATATGACTCGcaataaataatcttataaatatgcaggaaaaaaataataaaattattataaaccttgatcttgttataatatattaaattattatgtgctttataattacacaaatttgttatacctaagtcataacactcataacctaaccatttttataaaacattaatatatattttttaataatagttttctcataaattcatttatttaataggtagtgtatattttaatacaataggttaaatatttaaataataaaataataaaatattaataatatgatacaaacatatcataatcattaatcagttttattatttcttcaaTTTTACATGTTGTATCGCACGGAGTTATTATTCCTTTATTCCATCGGGTTTTACgaaacaataatgaaatattattttagaactaaTACGATATTGTATGCAAAAGGTgtgaacattttgaattttggtacatcaatatttttattcgaaaaattgtaacgttttgatatttataaatttattaaaacaataatgtcaACTTTAATCTGTTATAATTTCTATCACCTATTAgataatctttattataatgattattgaaaCATTTAGTTTTAGGTTATTTCTATACATATCAAagggtatttaaatattgtcatacAAGTATTGTGATACAGGGACTACTTTGTATTAGATTGAAGAGCCGTAAATCATAGAAAAAAACGCAAAGATAGACAAGAGTACGTAGACAACTCTTTCAAATGATACAATCTGACCTACCTACAATAGCGATACCTAAGAATAGATAATAACGCGAACACAATATACACAGTTGTAATGTTTGACATTCATAAACCTAACTTCCGTGCGAGTAGGtaggtcaaaatatttatcattcaaATGTTTCTCCGCGTATTTGCATATTTTCGAAGTCTATAAGTGTCGATACTTTGATTCAATGCAAGAACACACGACCATCACGATACCATcgagtctataatattatgcaattttagaataatattatataatatttagtccattctaaaatcaatgataatattatctgtaGATTATGCTCTCTAATGTGACGGTAAAAATTCTTACTCGTGTATTTTATCAGTTCGTCGTTATAACACAAGGTTGtacttgtataatgtataatgttttacTCATTGAATAAAACGTCAAAGATTTAAtgttttggttattattttattttatttttaattcagttaATACGCATTATATGTGACAGACGTTGTAATCTTAATACATAGAATGAAACTTAGGTGCGACGTATAAAAACCACTGAATATACTACTcgtaattaacatattattaaaaaaataaaaaaataaaacaactatataaatttacagCGATAGTATCATAGAAATCGACATGttttgactatattatactatcgtcataaaagattaaaagtataatatttaactttatttttactttttaatgaaaatgattaaatagGACATAGTTTTATCAAGTTGAGTGgtgtattatacgagtattcggataatattatttaaataacactcAACACAATATCTATGCGTGGTCTCTGTGCAAAATATtgtcagtttaaaatattaaataaaataacgttttgaATACCATTATAATGTTCGTATAGGAGCAGTCTCGCTTTTTTCTTGGGCGGAGGAAGAGCGAAGTCTACCTTTTGTCTTAGCGCTTGgcacaatattttatgacttacaAGATTTTTgggttgcatttttttttttattattatttgtcattatttCCTTTATCACCTGGCGTGTTCCGGTGTATCTTTATACAAAGCTTGAAATcgtcaactatatattatattcaccatAATACTTTCTCACACAACTGTTCATGGCCACAATCGTTCCATGTCTAGCAAACCATACaaactatataacatatactataggtaaactttaatttggtttttagaATCGATTTttcaacttataatttattaattctaaattCTGAACCCGCTATATGCTATACTTACTacttatgaattaaatttgtaatttttggatACACCTTTTCAAAATTGACGTCTGTgacaaaattacaaacattataaCTGGAattggaatttttatatttcagtgtAATGTGTAAATGATTACTAAACTGTGTTGGCCGATTGGTCAAATTCATTTCAGCCGAAAAAGAATGATGATCAAAAACACAttcgataattataaattaatgactgAGAAGAATTATAATGTGTTCTCATTTCCTTTTTAGTCTGGAACGCCAAATACCTTTCGTCGAGCGtcatttattaatgatattcaTTATACACCGTGTtacttaaatcattaaaaatactattctcGATATTCCCatacgaataatattgtttaaaaattaattcttagtTTCCTTTGGCAAAATTAAACaacgaataattatattttatcaatcgtaaattcgtaacgataaatgataaattatatacaaatgtcaGGTAAACTTCATTTTTAAAGTGAGTGAGTAACAAGCTGCAGCTATTACTCGTATATTTGAGTTTACCCAAACTCTGAGTTCACCATAATATGTTATCACCAGAGTCCGGATTTATATTCTGTTAAAATGTTTGAGATATGATGTATATATGCagctaaaattgataaaatattcccaaaaatattcttaatattctcaaaatattcctaatattctcaaaatattctgaaaaatattaataatactaactaataagtaaaataaaaaataaaatgcaatataattattgattatgattatgaatttatagtctatcattatttatataattatatcttatgcTACATCACTTATCACTAATCTCATTTAAAAGACGATTTTCAGTTGAGcccaattcataataattaatatattgtagtattgttatattaat encodes the following:
- the LOC132925472 gene encoding gastrula zinc finger protein XlCGF71.1-like, giving the protein MNDLISFEKTCKCEGPYRCNLCIKTLFQSINRTHRGDKSHPCDIYDQRRTSNSLLMVPQRTRAGQEPYPCDGCDKSFTHRYKLTRHRWVHTGKKPYSCDECDKSYGYISGLTVHQRIHTGEKRYSCNECNESFLYKYKLIIHRRMHTGKKIYSCDECGKSFDYKYSLTVHRRTHTGEKPYSCDSCKKSFSQRGNLTTHQQSHKRKNPNPRGV